Proteins encoded in a region of the Isoalcanivorax pacificus W11-5 genome:
- a CDS encoding HAD family hydrolase encodes MGILQMPHGRPGVILIDWHATLVDTHDAMYHAVDDVLPRLEELGLLSRLLTPETSKTFEDAKLVRYVREHRRLHPKIVSQRKISRTDIFEVLFGDDSDAKLRAHQAFDDAYHRYVGAVHPLEADALDHLRALRALGILLGVITNRNRAFMEHELALLEEGRWIPLFDTVVCGSDGGRRKPAPDMLLRALDNLRNAGHEVSRENCWYLGDSTTDVIAAREAGVTALFYNGAGWDQAWLDKIFPGTVRHPHRPHAVVGNLGELVALARHMLAQDMRVTRAKTQ; translated from the coding sequence ATGGGTATTCTGCAAATGCCGCACGGTCGTCCCGGTGTGATCCTGATTGATTGGCATGCCACGCTGGTCGATACCCATGACGCCATGTACCACGCCGTCGACGATGTGCTGCCACGGCTGGAAGAGCTCGGGCTGCTGTCACGCCTGCTGACACCGGAGACCTCCAAGACTTTCGAAGACGCCAAACTGGTCCGCTACGTGCGCGAGCACCGCCGGTTGCACCCGAAGATCGTCAGCCAGCGCAAGATTTCCCGTACTGATATCTTTGAAGTGCTGTTTGGTGATGACAGCGATGCCAAATTGCGCGCCCACCAGGCGTTTGATGACGCCTACCACCGCTACGTCGGCGCCGTGCATCCGCTGGAAGCGGACGCGCTGGATCATCTGCGGGCATTGCGTGCGCTGGGCATCCTGCTCGGTGTCATCACCAACCGTAACCGGGCCTTCATGGAACACGAACTGGCACTGCTGGAAGAGGGACGCTGGATTCCGCTGTTCGATACGGTGGTCTGCGGCAGCGACGGAGGCCGCCGGAAACCGGCGCCGGACATGCTGCTGCGCGCGCTGGATAACCTGCGTAACGCGGGGCATGAGGTCAGCCGTGAGAATTGCTGGTACCTGGGTGACAGCACCACCGACGTGATCGCCGCCCGCGAGGCAGGCGTGACCGCGCTGTTCTACAACGGCGCCGGGTGGGATCAGGCCTGGCTGGACAAGATCTTTCCCGGCACCGTGCGCCACCCGCACCGGCCGCATGCCGTGGTCGGCAACCTGGGTGAACTGGTGGCGCTGGCCCGGCACATGCTGGCGCAGGACATGCGCGTGACGCGCGCGAAGACACAGTAA
- the rsxC gene encoding electron transport complex subunit RsxC encodes MSLLSRLLPRRQFDFHGGIHPPERKALSSATPIRPGPLPAQLILPLTMHIGAPARPLVQVGDTVLKGQKIAEASGPVSVPVHAPSSGVISAIEPRPIQHPSGLDAPCIVLDTDGEDRWVALHPQPDFRAIPRPELVALIREAGIAGLGGAGFPTAIKLNLRDNQRIEQLILNAVECEPYITADDRLMRERAPALIQGIEILRYLVQPAETIVAIEDNKPDAIAAMRAAAEGTGIRIMTVPTKYPSGGEKQLIRLVTGKEVRSGGIPAEIGVVCQNIGTAYAVERAVVHGEPLIRRITTLTGEAFAQPGNVETLIGTPVQALLDFGGVAQPHQGRLIMGGPMMGFSIDHPMSPVVKTSNCIIAAPLTELPEPAPEQACIRCGACADVCPAELLPQQLYWYSKAGEFDRARHYNLLDCIECGACSYVCPSNIPLVQYYRYAKGELRKQAAEHQKADRARERFEARTARIEKEKAEKEARRQARLAANRTKQAPDAAPAPSQADLKKAVNDASAAYKTAVKAAKEAEASGADNAMALRAEAERLKAHADTLKASLRDAKAAGPAAPPAQDEVLPALKKAVAEASAAYKAAVKAMKEAEAGGNGDIDTLRADTERLKAEADRLKAELRDAKAAAPVVTAAPVPEDPVAALKKAVAEASSAYKAAVKATKEAEASGDSDVDALRAEADRLKADADRLKAELRDAKATAPATPPPAPPAAPAPAATGDDEIEKRNQRMKALKTAYNMANKQWKDAAAAFERAERSGDVAGLDALRNRVDTLRNKADKARAALDVLVTEAKAGIQARTGTDLKTLKLNAARAESTVREKSAALAAAREAGDEEQISVLQQELAALEQTALEAARTLKQAVDDEGLGE; translated from the coding sequence GTGAGCCTGTTATCGCGCCTGTTGCCGCGCCGCCAGTTCGATTTCCACGGCGGCATTCATCCGCCGGAGCGCAAGGCGCTCTCCAGCGCTACGCCGATCCGTCCCGGCCCGCTGCCGGCGCAACTGATCCTGCCGCTGACCATGCATATCGGCGCGCCTGCGCGGCCGCTGGTGCAGGTCGGCGACACCGTGCTCAAGGGCCAGAAAATCGCCGAGGCCAGCGGCCCGGTCAGCGTGCCGGTGCATGCGCCATCCTCCGGTGTGATCAGCGCCATCGAGCCGCGCCCGATCCAGCATCCCTCCGGCCTGGATGCACCCTGCATTGTGCTCGACACTGACGGCGAAGACCGCTGGGTGGCCCTGCATCCACAACCGGATTTCCGCGCCATCCCGCGCCCGGAGCTGGTGGCGCTGATCCGCGAAGCCGGCATTGCCGGTCTCGGCGGCGCCGGTTTCCCCACCGCCATCAAACTGAACCTGCGCGACAACCAGCGCATCGAGCAGCTGATTCTCAACGCGGTGGAATGCGAGCCGTACATTACGGCGGATGACCGCCTGATGCGCGAGCGCGCCCCGGCACTGATCCAGGGCATCGAGATACTGCGCTATCTGGTGCAGCCGGCGGAGACGATTGTCGCCATCGAGGACAATAAACCGGACGCCATCGCAGCGATGCGCGCCGCCGCCGAAGGCACCGGCATCCGCATCATGACGGTGCCGACCAAATACCCCTCCGGCGGTGAAAAACAACTGATCCGCCTGGTCACCGGCAAGGAAGTGCGCTCCGGCGGCATTCCGGCAGAAATCGGCGTGGTGTGCCAGAACATCGGCACCGCCTACGCGGTGGAACGGGCCGTAGTCCATGGCGAACCCTTGATCCGCCGCATCACCACGCTGACCGGCGAAGCGTTCGCGCAACCCGGCAATGTGGAGACCCTGATCGGCACCCCGGTGCAGGCGTTGCTGGATTTCGGGGGTGTTGCCCAGCCGCACCAGGGCCGGCTGATCATGGGCGGGCCGATGATGGGCTTTTCCATTGATCACCCGATGTCGCCGGTGGTGAAAACCAGCAACTGCATTATCGCCGCGCCACTGACCGAGCTGCCGGAACCGGCGCCGGAACAGGCCTGCATCCGCTGCGGTGCCTGCGCGGACGTCTGCCCCGCCGAACTGCTGCCGCAACAGCTTTACTGGTACAGCAAGGCCGGCGAGTTCGACCGTGCGCGACATTACAACCTGCTCGACTGCATCGAGTGCGGCGCCTGCTCCTATGTCTGCCCGAGCAATATTCCGCTGGTGCAGTACTACCGCTACGCCAAGGGCGAACTGCGCAAACAGGCCGCCGAACACCAGAAAGCAGATCGCGCCCGCGAGCGCTTCGAAGCGCGCACTGCCCGCATCGAAAAGGAAAAGGCCGAGAAAGAGGCACGCCGGCAGGCACGGCTGGCCGCCAACCGGACGAAGCAGGCACCGGATGCCGCACCGGCCCCCTCGCAGGCGGATCTGAAAAAAGCCGTCAACGATGCCTCCGCCGCCTACAAGACCGCCGTCAAGGCGGCCAAGGAAGCGGAAGCCAGCGGTGCTGACAACGCGATGGCACTGCGTGCCGAAGCAGAGCGCCTGAAAGCCCATGCCGACACCCTCAAAGCCAGCCTGCGCGATGCGAAAGCCGCCGGGCCTGCAGCACCACCAGCACAGGACGAGGTGCTGCCGGCGCTGAAAAAAGCCGTCGCCGAAGCCTCCGCCGCCTATAAAGCCGCCGTGAAGGCGATGAAAGAGGCCGAGGCCGGCGGCAACGGTGACATCGATACCCTGCGCGCCGACACCGAGCGCCTGAAAGCCGAGGCGGACAGGCTGAAAGCCGAACTGCGAGATGCCAAGGCGGCTGCGCCTGTCGTGACCGCTGCGCCGGTGCCGGAAGACCCTGTTGCGGCGCTGAAAAAAGCCGTCGCCGAGGCCTCCTCCGCCTACAAGGCGGCCGTGAAAGCCACCAAAGAAGCCGAAGCCAGCGGTGACAGCGACGTGGATGCGCTACGCGCCGAGGCCGACCGGTTGAAAGCCGACGCCGACCGGCTCAAGGCCGAACTGCGTGACGCCAAGGCCACTGCCCCGGCCACACCACCACCGGCCCCACCGGCAGCCCCCGCGCCGGCGGCCACCGGCGATGACGAGATCGAAAAGCGCAACCAGCGCATGAAGGCGCTGAAGACCGCCTACAACATGGCCAACAAACAGTGGAAGGACGCCGCCGCCGCGTTTGAGCGCGCCGAGCGCAGTGGCGACGTGGCTGGACTGGATGCCCTGCGCAACCGCGTCGACACACTGCGCAACAAAGCCGACAAGGCCCGCGCCGCACTGGACGTGCTGGTGACGGAAGCCAAGGCCGGCATCCAGGCCCGCACCGGCACCGATCTGAAAACCCTGAAACTCAACGCCGCCCGCGCCGAAAGCACCGTGCGCGAAAAAAGCGCCGCGCTGGCCGCCGCCCGCGAAGCCGGTGACGAAGAACAGATCAGCGTGCTGCAACAGGAACTCGCCGCGCTGGAGCAGACCGCACTGGAGGCCGCCCGCACCCTGAAGCAGGCGGTCGACGACGAGGGCCTGGGCGAATGA
- a CDS encoding electron transport complex subunit E, whose amino-acid sequence MSDIDYRGIVLNGLWKNNPATVQLLGLCPLLAVTGSVVNALGLGLATMAVLMLSNLAVSLIRGFVTPAVRLPAFVMIIAAVVTVVEMVMQAYTFELYEILGIFIPLIVTNCAILGRADAFAAKHPPLPAMLDGMMMGAGFLVVLLLLGALRELVGEGTLFANMHLLFGEAARGWQVTLIHDYRGFLVAILPPGAFLGLGLIIAGKNIIDKRLKDAAKRRQPMDVAASRRVRTTGKVV is encoded by the coding sequence ATGAGTGATATCGATTATCGCGGCATCGTCCTGAACGGCTTGTGGAAGAACAACCCGGCCACCGTGCAACTGCTCGGCCTGTGCCCGCTGCTGGCAGTGACCGGCTCGGTGGTCAACGCCCTCGGCCTGGGCCTGGCGACCATGGCGGTGCTGATGCTGTCCAATCTGGCGGTATCGCTGATCCGTGGTTTTGTCACGCCCGCAGTGCGCCTGCCGGCGTTTGTGATGATCATCGCCGCCGTGGTCACGGTGGTGGAAATGGTGATGCAGGCCTACACCTTCGAGCTGTACGAAATCCTCGGCATTTTCATTCCGCTGATTGTCACCAACTGCGCCATCCTCGGCCGCGCCGACGCCTTCGCGGCGAAGCACCCGCCACTGCCGGCCATGCTGGACGGCATGATGATGGGCGCCGGCTTTCTGGTGGTGTTGCTGCTGCTCGGCGCGCTGCGCGAACTGGTCGGTGAAGGCACCCTGTTCGCCAACATGCACCTGCTGTTCGGCGAGGCCGCACGCGGCTGGCAGGTCACCCTGATCCACGACTATCGCGGTTTCCTGGTCGCCATCCTGCCGCCCGGCGCCTTCCTCGGCCTGGGGCTGATCATTGCCGGCAAGAACATCATCGACAAGCGGTTGAAAGACGCCGCGAAACGGCGGCAGCCTATGGATGTGGCTGCGTCGCGGCGGGTGCGGACGACGGGGAAGGTGGTTTAA
- a CDS encoding glycine zipper 2TM domain-containing protein: protein MDNRIALPALAVAGLLGVAGLGYGAYQAGVSRVQIQTDTATTEPPTAPAVATAPAPVVPRPVVTTPAPRPQVAQVTHVEPIITTWQEPRQVCEAVTVQRQAPVRDERRVAGTLLGAAIGGVVGHQFGGGSGKDAATVAGAIAGGYAGNRVQASRQQANTYTTTEQQCHTVMEPKSRTDGYQVTYRLGNDTGTLHMDERPGDTLPVRNGVVRAY, encoded by the coding sequence ATGGACAATCGCATCGCGCTTCCCGCCCTGGCCGTGGCCGGCCTGCTCGGCGTCGCCGGTTTGGGTTACGGGGCCTATCAGGCGGGCGTCAGCCGGGTCCAGATACAGACCGATACCGCCACCACCGAACCGCCCACGGCACCCGCAGTGGCCACTGCACCGGCCCCTGTCGTGCCCCGGCCGGTCGTGACCACACCGGCGCCACGTCCGCAGGTCGCACAGGTGACCCATGTGGAACCGATCATCACCACCTGGCAAGAACCAAGACAGGTCTGTGAAGCCGTCACGGTGCAGCGGCAGGCGCCGGTACGGGATGAACGGCGTGTCGCCGGCACCCTGCTCGGCGCGGCCATCGGTGGTGTGGTGGGACATCAGTTCGGCGGCGGCAGCGGCAAGGACGCTGCCACGGTGGCCGGCGCCATCGCCGGCGGCTATGCGGGGAACCGGGTACAGGCCAGCCGCCAGCAGGCGAATACCTACACCACCACCGAACAGCAGTGCCATACCGTGATGGAGCCGAAAAGCCGTACCGACGGATACCAGGTGACGTACCGACTGGGCAATGACACCGGCACGTTGCATATGGACGAGCGCCCCGGCGATACATTGCCGGTGCGCAATGGTGTCGTGCGCGCCTACTGA
- the rsxA gene encoding electron transport complex subunit RsxA → MTEYVLILVSAVLVNNFVLVQFLGLCPFMGVSNKVETAMGMSLATTFVLTLSSVLAYLTWDWILVPLELEYLRTLSFILVIAVAVQLTEMFVRKASPLLYRVLGVFLPLITSNCAVLGVALLNVRKEDASFLSSLTYGFGAALGFSLVLVLFAAMRERIAVADVPEAFRGPAIGLITAGLMSLAFMGFSGLIRL, encoded by the coding sequence ATGACCGAATACGTTCTGATCCTTGTCAGCGCCGTGCTGGTGAACAACTTCGTGCTGGTTCAGTTCCTGGGCCTGTGCCCGTTCATGGGCGTCTCCAATAAAGTGGAGACCGCCATGGGCATGTCACTGGCCACCACCTTCGTGCTGACACTGTCCTCCGTGCTCGCCTACCTGACCTGGGACTGGATCCTGGTGCCGCTGGAGCTGGAATACCTGCGCACACTGTCCTTCATCCTGGTCATTGCCGTGGCCGTGCAGCTCACCGAAATGTTCGTGCGCAAGGCCAGCCCGCTGCTGTATCGCGTGCTCGGCGTGTTCCTGCCGCTGATCACTTCCAACTGCGCCGTGCTCGGCGTGGCGCTGCTGAACGTGCGCAAGGAAGACGCCAGTTTCCTCAGCTCGCTCACCTATGGCTTTGGCGCCGCGCTGGGCTTTTCGCTGGTGCTGGTGCTGTTTGCCGCCATGCGCGAACGCATTGCCGTGGCCGATGTGCCCGAGGCGTTCCGTGGCCCGGCCATCGGCCTGATCACCGCCGGCCTGATGTCGCTGGCATTCATGGGCTTCAGCGGGCTGATCCGGCTATGA
- the rsxD gene encoding electron transport complex subunit RsxD, which produces MKLISVTSPHTTGPSRTQRVMAQVLLATLPGLGVLCWLFGWGSLINVLWACLAALLCEAAVLRLRGKPVGFHLTDGSALVTAVLLALAIPPTAPWWLTLVGVGFAIIFAKQLYGGLGMNPFNPAMAGYVLLLISFPVDMTRWLPPFEAPDIATSLQLFLGRDNGIDALTGATPLDSFRTWAGDSTALAAQPILHGEFAGLGWEWVNLAFLAGGLWLLWRRVIAWHIPAALLGALALCALPFWLHDSARFASPLFHLFSGAAMFGAFFIATDPVSAATSRTGQLIYAALIGVLIWVIRSFGGYPDAMAFAVLLLNLAAPTIDYYTQPRSYGHSKPKRGIGG; this is translated from the coding sequence ATGAAGCTGATCAGCGTCACCTCACCGCACACCACCGGCCCGTCACGCACCCAGCGCGTCATGGCGCAAGTGCTGCTGGCCACCCTGCCCGGCCTGGGCGTGCTGTGCTGGCTGTTCGGCTGGGGCAGCCTGATCAATGTGCTGTGGGCGTGCCTTGCGGCACTGCTGTGCGAAGCCGCCGTGCTGCGCCTGCGGGGCAAGCCGGTCGGTTTTCATCTCACTGACGGCAGCGCGCTGGTCACCGCCGTGCTGCTGGCACTGGCGATCCCGCCCACCGCGCCCTGGTGGCTGACCCTGGTCGGCGTCGGCTTTGCGATCATTTTTGCCAAGCAGTTGTACGGCGGCCTCGGCATGAATCCGTTCAACCCGGCCATGGCCGGTTACGTGCTGCTGCTGATTTCCTTTCCGGTGGACATGACGCGCTGGCTGCCGCCGTTCGAGGCACCGGATATCGCCACCTCGCTGCAGCTGTTCCTCGGCCGCGACAACGGCATTGATGCCCTCACCGGCGCCACCCCCCTGGACAGTTTCCGCACCTGGGCCGGCGACAGCACGGCGCTGGCCGCGCAGCCGATCCTGCACGGCGAATTCGCCGGCCTGGGCTGGGAATGGGTCAACCTCGCCTTTCTTGCCGGCGGCCTGTGGCTGCTCTGGCGCCGCGTCATTGCCTGGCATATTCCGGCCGCACTGCTCGGCGCCCTGGCGCTGTGTGCCTTGCCCTTCTGGCTGCATGACAGCGCGCGTTTCGCCAGCCCGCTGTTCCACCTGTTCAGCGGCGCGGCCATGTTCGGCGCGTTCTTTATTGCCACTGACCCGGTGTCCGCCGCCACCAGCCGTACCGGCCAGCTGATCTACGCCGCGCTGATCGGCGTGCTGATCTGGGTGATCCGCAGCTTCGGCGGCTACCCGGATGCGATGGCGTTTGCCGTGCTGCTGCTGAACCTGGCCGCACCGACCATCGATTACTACACCCAACCGCGCAGCTACGGCCACAGCAAACCGAAACGGGGCATCGGCGGATGA
- the rsxB gene encoding electron transport complex subunit RsxB has product MTILIAVLALLALAVVFGALLGFASEKFRVEGDPIVDQIDALLPQTQCGQCGHPGCRPYAEAIAEGEDHNRCPPGGEQTIQDLSDLLGREVLPLDGEAESADVKKVAFIREAECIGCTKCIQACPVDAIVGAARLMHTVIADECTGCDLCVEPCPVDCIDMIEVPATLTTWGWSRPQGVGNTPDRLINVVNLR; this is encoded by the coding sequence ATGACGATCCTGATCGCGGTGCTCGCGCTGCTGGCCCTGGCCGTCGTGTTCGGCGCCCTGCTCGGCTTTGCCTCGGAAAAATTCCGCGTCGAGGGCGACCCCATCGTCGACCAGATCGACGCGCTGTTGCCGCAAACCCAGTGCGGCCAGTGCGGCCACCCCGGCTGCCGGCCCTACGCCGAAGCCATCGCCGAGGGCGAGGACCACAACCGCTGCCCGCCCGGCGGCGAGCAGACCATCCAGGACCTGTCCGACCTGCTCGGCCGCGAGGTGCTGCCGCTGGACGGCGAGGCCGAAAGCGCCGACGTGAAAAAAGTCGCCTTTATCCGCGAGGCAGAATGCATCGGCTGCACCAAATGCATCCAGGCCTGCCCGGTGGATGCCATCGTCGGTGCCGCACGGCTGATGCACACCGTGATCGCTGACGAATGCACCGGCTGCGACCTGTGCGTGGAACCCTGCCCGGTGGACTGCATCGACATGATCGAAGTGCCGGCGACGCTGACCACCTGGGGCTGGTCACGCCCGCAGGGCGTGGGCAACACACCCGACCGACTGATCAATGTGGTGAATCTCCGGTGA
- a CDS encoding toluene tolerance protein, giving the protein MRIHPLSRDQLDSLCHQGRVIEQDRHGIKVLQLSDGRFLKFFRRKRWLNRDLLAPAAVRFAHHAVQLERLGIPTLHVDSLHRIPGEPHSVAVYRPLPGRTLRQLLARGEATPQLMYRIGTFLALLHRRGVYFRSVHPGNIVVTGMQQFGLIDLLDMKVRPWSMSRWARRRNWLHFLRAPPDRPYLTPALIDAVILGYLDDADLPQRERDSVGGRVRQTYESVRRLTSDV; this is encoded by the coding sequence ATGCGTATCCACCCGCTCAGCCGTGACCAGCTCGACAGCCTCTGTCATCAGGGCCGTGTGATTGAACAAGACCGTCACGGCATCAAGGTCCTGCAACTCTCTGACGGCCGCTTCCTGAAATTCTTCCGCCGCAAGCGCTGGCTGAACCGCGACCTGCTGGCGCCCGCTGCGGTGCGCTTTGCACACCACGCGGTGCAACTGGAACGGCTCGGCATCCCCACGTTGCACGTGGACAGTCTGCACCGGATACCGGGCGAACCGCACAGCGTGGCGGTGTACCGGCCACTGCCCGGCCGCACGCTGCGACAGCTGCTGGCCCGCGGCGAGGCCACCCCGCAACTGATGTACCGCATTGGCACCTTCCTGGCGCTGCTGCATCGTCGTGGTGTGTATTTTCGCTCCGTGCACCCGGGCAATATTGTCGTCACCGGCATGCAGCAGTTCGGCCTGATCGACCTGCTCGACATGAAGGTGCGCCCCTGGTCGATGTCACGCTGGGCCCGGCGGCGCAACTGGCTGCATTTCCTGCGTGCACCGCCGGACCGGCCATACCTGACGCCGGCACTGATCGATGCGGTGATCCTGGGGTATCTGGATGATGCAGATCTGCCGCAGCGTGAAAGAGACAGTGTCGGCGGCCGGGTACGGCAGACTTATGAAAGCGTCAGACGTCTGACGTCGGACGTCTGA
- the rsxG gene encoding electron transport complex subunit RsxG — translation MSEQPNLIGLAISRNALILGLFAVATAAMLAFTNDRTRDQVACNRQQALEASLHEVLPPSLADNNLLADQIIVTDATLGRGERHIYRARKTGAPSGAVLETVAPDGYGGAIALLVGVTVDGEITGVRVVPPHNETPGLGDKIETRKSDWIRSFDGRSLANTAADGWAVQKDGGDFDAFTGATITPRAVVGAVYRTLTYYRTHRATLFDVPAVDTGSLEHCHE, via the coding sequence ATGAGCGAGCAACCGAACCTGATCGGCCTGGCGATTTCCCGCAACGCCCTGATCCTCGGCCTGTTCGCCGTGGCCACCGCCGCCATGCTGGCGTTCACCAACGACCGCACCCGCGATCAGGTGGCCTGCAACCGGCAGCAGGCACTGGAAGCATCGCTGCACGAAGTGCTGCCACCGTCGCTGGCCGACAACAATCTGCTGGCCGACCAGATCATCGTCACTGATGCCACGCTGGGCCGGGGTGAGCGGCATATCTACCGCGCCCGTAAAACCGGCGCGCCGAGCGGCGCCGTGCTGGAAACCGTGGCACCGGACGGCTACGGCGGCGCCATCGCCCTGCTGGTGGGCGTGACCGTGGACGGCGAGATCACCGGCGTACGCGTGGTGCCGCCACACAACGAAACCCCGGGCCTGGGCGACAAGATCGAAACACGCAAGTCCGACTGGATACGCAGCTTCGACGGCCGCTCACTGGCCAACACCGCCGCCGACGGCTGGGCGGTGCAGAAAGACGGCGGCGACTTCGACGCCTTCACCGGCGCCACCATCACCCCGCGCGCCGTGGTCGGTGCCGTCTACCGCACGCTGACTTACTACCGCACCCACCGTGCTACGCTGTTCGACGTGCCGGCGGTGGACACCGGCAGCCTGGAGCATTGCCATGAGTGA
- the nth gene encoding endonuclease III: protein MNREKRTEIFRRLRAQRPNPTTELAYSSPFELLIAVILSAQATDVGVNKATAKLYPVANTPQAILDLGVDGLKQYIKTIGLFNSKAENVIKTCRILVEQHGGEIPRDRAALEALPGVGRKTANVVLNTAFGEPTMAVDTHIFRVSNRTRIAPGKNVLEVEKRLLRVVPEEFLVDAHHWLILHGRYTCVARKPKCGSCIIEDLCELPMSQRPEY, encoded by the coding sequence ATGAACCGGGAAAAACGGACTGAAATCTTCCGCCGCCTGCGCGCCCAGCGCCCCAACCCCACCACCGAACTGGCATACAGCAGCCCGTTCGAACTGCTGATCGCGGTGATCCTCTCCGCGCAGGCCACCGATGTGGGCGTCAACAAGGCCACCGCGAAGCTGTATCCGGTGGCCAACACGCCGCAGGCGATCCTTGACCTGGGGGTGGACGGGCTGAAGCAGTACATCAAGACCATTGGCCTGTTCAACAGCAAGGCCGAGAACGTCATCAAGACCTGCCGTATTCTGGTCGAACAGCATGGTGGCGAGATTCCCCGCGACCGCGCCGCGCTGGAGGCCCTGCCCGGCGTCGGCCGCAAGACCGCCAACGTCGTGCTCAACACCGCCTTCGGCGAGCCGACCATGGCAGTGGACACCCATATTTTCCGCGTTTCCAACCGCACCCGCATCGCCCCCGGCAAGAACGTGCTGGAAGTGGAAAAGCGCCTGCTGCGCGTGGTGCCGGAGGAATTCCTGGTCGACGCCCACCACTGGCTGATCCTGCACGGCCGCTACACCTGTGTGGCGCGCAAGCCGAAGTGCGGCAGTTGCATCATTGAGGACCTGTGCGAGCTGCCGATGAGCCAGAGGCCGGAATATTGA
- a CDS encoding glycine zipper 2TM domain-containing protein has protein sequence MNTAGIIALTAVGTLAVAGIGYGGYQALQQDDAPAFAEVTNVAPIVRQVNTPREVCRDVAVQRQAEPRDGARATGTILGAVVGGVVGHQFGGGSGKDLATAGGAVAGGYAGNQIQKGMQERNVVTSTEQRCDMVTETRSETVGYKVTYLLGDEQGTVEMKEQPGERLRVENGEVITD, from the coding sequence ATGAACACCGCAGGCATCATTGCACTGACCGCCGTCGGCACGCTGGCCGTGGCCGGTATCGGCTATGGAGGTTACCAGGCCCTGCAGCAGGACGATGCCCCGGCCTTTGCCGAAGTCACCAACGTGGCACCGATCGTGCGCCAGGTGAACACACCGCGCGAAGTCTGCCGCGATGTCGCCGTGCAACGGCAGGCCGAACCGCGTGACGGCGCCCGCGCCACCGGCACCATCCTGGGCGCTGTGGTCGGCGGTGTGGTCGGCCACCAGTTCGGTGGCGGCAGCGGCAAGGACCTGGCCACCGCCGGCGGTGCGGTGGCCGGCGGCTATGCCGGCAACCAGATCCAGAAAGGCATGCAGGAACGCAACGTCGTCACCAGCACCGAACAACGCTGCGACATGGTGACCGAAACCCGCAGTGAAACCGTCGGGTACAAGGTGACCTACCTGCTCGGCGACGAGCAAGGCACTGTGGAAATGAAGGAGCAGCCCGGTGAGCGGCTGCGGGTGGAAAACGGCGAGGTGATCACGGACTGA